The Streptomyces sp. HUAS MG91 sequence CCGAAAGCGGCCGCGCTGCCGGTCGTCGCCGCCCTCTGCGGCATGGCGATGCCCGCGATCGTCTACACCGTCGTCGCCTCGGCCGGCGGCGGCTCCCTGGCTGGCTGGGCCGTGCCCACCGCCACCGACATCGCCTTCGCGCTCGCCGTGCTCGCCGTCATCGGGACCTCGCTGCCGAGCGCCCTGCGCGCCTTCCTGCTGACCCTCGCCGTCGTCGACGACCTCTTCGCGATCCTGATCATCGCGGTCTTCTTCACGAGCGACCTCGATTTCGCGGCGCTCGCGGGTGCCTTCGTCGGCCTCGCGGTCTTCTGGCTGCTGCTGCGCAAGCGGGTGCGCGGCTGGTACGTGTACGTGCCGCTCGCCCTGGTCATCTGGGGCCTGATGTACAACAGCGGCATCCACGCCACCATCGCCGGTGTCGCCATGGGCCTGATGCTGCGCTGCCACCGCGAGGAGGGCGAGACCCACTCCCCCGGCGAGCACATCGAACACCTCGTCCGCCCTCTCTCTGCGGGGCTCGCGGTGCCGCTGTTCGCGCTGTTCAGCGCCGGGGTCGCGGTGTCGGGCGGCGCGCTGGGCGACGTCTTCACCCGGCCGGAGACGCTCGGTGTGGTGCTCGGTCTCGTCGTCGGCAAGGCCGTCGGCATCTTCGGCGGTACGTGGCTGACGGCCCGGTTCACCAGGGCCTCCCTGCCCGACGAGCTGGTCTGGGCGGACGTGTTCGCCGTCGCCTCGCTCGCCGGGATCGGCTTCACCGTCTCGCTGCTCATCGGCGAACTCGCCTTCACCGACGATCCGCTGCTGACCGACGAGGTCAAGGCGGCCGTCCTCGTGGGCTCGCTGATCGCGGCCGTGCTCAGCAGCGTGCTCCTGAAGATGCGGAACGCCAAGTACCGCGCCCTGTGGGAGACCGAGGAGCGTGACGAGGACCAGGACGGCATCCCCGACGTCTACGAGCAGGACAACCCGGAGTACCACCTCCGGATGGCCGAGATCTACGAGAAGAAGGCCGCGGAGCACCGCAGGCGTGCCGAAGTGGCGGCCGGGGCAGGCGACGAGGACGAGCGTCCGGCATGATCTGACAACGAGTCCGCACATACGGAGCACCGACAGAACAACAGGGAGTACGCGATGAGCGCACCCGACGGCAGCCCGGTCGGCGCCGAACGCAGCATCGGCCAGCTGTTCGCCTCGGCGACGACCGAGATGTCCGCACTGGTGCACGACGAGATCGCCCTGGCGAAGGCACAGCTCAAGCAGGACGTGAAGCGCGGAGCGACCAGCGGTGGCATGTTCACCGTGGCCGTGGCCGTGCTGGTCTTCTCCCTGCCCATGCTGAGCTTCGCCCTGGCCTACGCCATCAACGCCTGGACCGGCGGCTTCAACGGCCGGGGCGGCTGGAACCTCGCCTGGTGCTTCCTGCTGTCCTTCAGCGCCAGTGTGGCCCTCGCGATCCTGCTCAGCCTGATCGGCGTCGTCTTCGCCAAGAAGGCCAAGAAGGGCAAGGGTCCGCAGAAGGTCGCCGCCTCGTTCAAGGAGACGGCCGGCGTCCTGCAGCACGCCAAGCCGCACCCGCGCGAGGTGCCGGCCGACCGTGTCCCCGAGGCCATCGAGGCTGTGGCACGCTCGTCTTCATGACGGACCCCGCCACTCCTTCGGCCGCACCGCCGCCCGCTTCTGTCGTACGCCTGGACGTCCCCGGCGGGAGAGAGGTGCTCCACCGGGACGTCGCCGCCAACGGCGCGCGGTTCCACATCGCCGAAATGGGTGACGGACCGCTGGTTCTGCTGCTGCACGGTTTCCCCCAGTTCTGGTGGACGTGGCGACACCAGCTCGGCGCGCTGGCCGACGCGGGATTCCGGGCCGTCGCCATGGACCTGCGCGGCGTCGGCGGCAGCGACCGGACGCCGCGCGGCTACGATCCGGCGAACCTGGCGCTCGACATCACCGGCGTGGTGCGGTCGCTGGGCGAGCCGGACGCCGCGCTGGTCGGGCACGACCTCGGCGGCTATCTCGCCTGGACGGCGGCCGTGATGCGGCCCAAGCTGGTGCGCCGGCTCGCGGTGTCCTCGATGCCGCACCCGCGCCGCTGGCGCTCGGCGATGCTCGCCGACTACCGCCAGTCCCGCTCGGGCAGTTACGTCTGGGGCTTCCAGCGCCCGTGGCTGCCGGAGCGTCAGCTCGTCGCCGACGACGGGGCGCTGGTCGGCAAGCTCGTACGGGACTGGTCGGGGCCGCACCAGCCCGACGACGAGACCGTGCTGACCTATCAGCGGGCGATGCTCATCCCGTCGACCGCGCACTGCTCGATCGAGCCGTACCGGTGGATGGTGCGCTCCCTCGCCCGGCCCGACGGCATCCAGTTCAACCGGCGCATGAAGCGGCCGGTGCGGGTGCCCACGCTGCATCTGCACGGCTCGCTCGACCCGGTGATGCGCACCCGGAGCGCGGCCGGGTCCGGGGAGTACGTCGAAGCACCGTACCGCTGGCGCCTGTTCGACGGCCTCGGGCACTTCCCGCACGAGGAGGACCCCGAGGCGTTCTCCAAGGAACTCGTGAACTGGCTGAAGGATCCCGAGCCCGACCGGTAGGCCCCGGGCCCGGCCGACAGGACCCTCCGAGCCCGGCCGACAGGCCGCTGAGTGACCGCTCGGGAGCGCTCAGTGAGTGCCCGATATACGGGCAGGAACACTTGTCCTACGAACAGCCAAATGCCTGCCGCATACGCCAATTTGGGGACCGTGGGGGAGGTTACCGACCTTGGGGCACGGGCACACGTCGAGGTATGGGCTGGACGCACGATTACAGTGACGCAGCACGCAACCGCCGCCCAGCGATGACGCTGGGCACACCCCAGAGGGGAGCGCCGCAGGACGATCCGGCGCACGATCCCCGGCTGGGCATTCCGCGTATCCTGCGGCGTCGGGCCCGCTGGATGTCGGCGCGGTTGCGGCACACCAGCCGCAGCTGAACACCCCTCATCCGCCGGGAAGTCCGGGGAATCCGGGAAGTCCGGGGAATCCGGGGCGTCAGAGCGCGCAGGCGTCCGTGTCCACCTGCTGGGACGCCGTGCGGCCCCGGGTGATGTCGGTGGCGATCTCGTCGGCGGTCAGGGCGTAACCCGTCTCGTCGTTGTCGAGGGACTTCGCGAAGACCACGCCGTAGACCTTGCCGTCGGGGGTCAGCAGCGGGCCGCCCGAGTTGCCCTGACGCACCGTCGCGTACAGCGAGTACACGTCGCGCTCGACCGTGCCCCGGTGATAGATGTCCGGGCCGCTGGCGTCGATCCGGCCGCGCACGCGCGCGGGACGCACGTCGTACGAGCCGTTCTCCGGGAAGCCCGCGACGATCGCGCCGCCGCCGCGCTCGGCGTCGGTCCGCGCGAAGTTCAGCGCGGGCGCCCTCAGTGACGGCACGTCCAGGACCGCGATGTCGCGCTTCCAGTCGTAGAGAACGACCTTCGCGTCGTACTTCACGCCCTCGCCGCCTATCTGGACGGTGGGCTCGTCGACGCCGCCCACCACATGCGCGTTCGTCATCACGCGGCGGGAGCCGAAGACGAAGCCGGTGCCCTCCACGACCTTGCCGCAACTGGGCGCCTGGCCGACGACCTTGACGATGGAACGCTGGGCGCGCGCGGCGACCGGGCTGTTCGCCAGGGCCGGGTCGGGCGGGCGGACCTCGGTGATCGGCTCGCTCGCGAACGGGCTGAAGACCTGGGGGAATCCGTTCTGCGCGAGGGCGGAGGAGAAGTTGGCGAACCAGGTGTCCGCCTGGGTCGGCAGCGCGCGGGAGACACCGAGCAGCACCTTGGAGCCGCGGACCTCCTTGCCGAGCGTCGGCAGCGTCGTCCCGGCGAGTGCGGAACCTATCAGCCACGCCACCAGCAGCATCGCCGCCACATTGACCAGGACGCCGCCCGTCGCGTCCAGCGCCCGCGCCGGTGACCAGGTGATGTATCTGCGCAGCTTGTTGCCCAGGTGGGTGGTGAAGGCCTGGCCGACCGAGGCGCAGACGATGACGACGACCACGGCGACGACCGCGGCGGTGGTCGACACGGCCGCGTCGTCGGTGATCGCGCCCCACAGCAGGGGCAGCGCGTAGACCGCGACGAGGCCGCCGCCCAGGAAGCCGATCACCGACAGGATGCCGACGACGAAGCCCTGGCGGTAGCCGACGACCGCGAACCACACGGCTGCGGCGAGCAGCAGGATGTCCAGCACGTTCACCGTCTACAGCCCCGCCCTCGTCACGCCCCGCCTCGTCACGCCTCGCCTCACGTCGCAGTCACCGGCATCGCACCGTACGGCGACCACCCTGTCATGAGCGCCAGTCGAGTGACACCGTGTTCTCCCGGTCCCACGGCCGCTCCCAGCCCGCGAAGTGCAGCAGTCTGTCGATCACGCCCGCCGTGAACCCCCACACCAGCGCCGACTCCACGAGGAAGGCCGGGCCGCGGTGGCCGCTCGGGTGGACCGTCGTCGCCCGGTTGGCCGGGTCGGTGAGGTCGGCCACCGGGACCGTGAAGACCCGGGCCGTCTCCGCCGGATCGACCGCCGCGACGGGGGTGGGTGTCCGCCACCATCCCAGTACGGGCGTGACGACGAATCCGCTCACCGGGATGTAGAGCTTGGGCAGCACGCCGAAGAGCTGCACGCCGTGCGGGTCGAGGCCGGTCTCCTCCCAGGCCTCGCGCAGCGCGGCGCGCAACGGGCCCTGGGTGCGCGGGTCGCCGTCCTCCGGGTCGAGGGCTCCGCCCGGGAAGGAGGGCTGGCCCGCATGCGATCTGAGCGAGCCCGAGCGCTCCATGAGCAGCAGCTCGGGGCCGCGGTCGCCCTCGCCGAACAGGATCAGCACCGCGGACTGCCGGCCCGCGCCGTCCTCGGGCGGCAGGAACCGGCTGAGCTGCTCGCCGCGGAGCGTGGCGGCGGCGTCGGCGACGGGGTCCAGCCAGGCGGGCAGGCCGTCCGTGCGCACGGTGACGTCCGGTCCCGCGCCGTCGGCTCCCGCGCCCCCCTGGCCCGCCGTGCCGCCCGTCCCGCTGATTCCGCTGATCTCGCTCACGTGCCTCATCGTCACCCCCGTACCTGTCGTGATGGACCCAACGCCCGACCGCCCCCTCTTCGTTCCGCCTTCGCCGTCCGTCACCCGGACGTGGCACCGCCCAGCGGCGGGGCCGCGATGCCGCCCGCGTCCAGGTAGCCCTGCGGCGGCTTGAGGCGCTGGCCCGGGAAGCCGCCCTTCTCGTACTTGAGCAGCTTCTTCGCCTTCTCCGGGTCCGTCTCGCCCTCGCCGTACGCCGGGCAGAGCGGGGCGATCGGGCAGGCGCCGCAGGCCGGTTTGCGGGCGTGGCAGATACGGCGGCCGTGGAAGATCACGTTGTGGCTGAGCTGGGTCCACTCGCTCTTCGGGAACAGCTCGCCGACCGCCTTCTCGACCTTGTCCGGGTCGGTCTCCTCGGTCCACTTCCAGCGGCGCACGAGCCGGCCGAAGTGGGTGTCGACGGTGATGCCGGGCCTCCCGAACGCGTTGCCCAGCACCACGAACGCCGTCTTGCGGCCCACTCCGGGCAGCTTGACCAGGTCTTCGAGGCGGCCCGGGACCTCACCGCCGAACTCCTCCGACAGGGCCTTGGCGAGGCCCATGATCGACCGGGTCTTCGCCCGGAAGAACCCGGTCGGCCGGATCAGCTCCTCGACCTCCTCCGGCACGGCCGCCGCGAGGTCCTCCGGGGTCGGGTACTTCGCGAACAGGCCCGGGGTCGTCTGATTGACCCTCAGGTCGGTCGTCTGGGCGGACATCACCGTGGCGACCAGCAGCTGGAAGGGGTCCTCGAAGTCCAGCTCGGGGTGGGCGTAGGGGTACGTCTCCGCGAGCTCGCGGTTGATCCTGCGGGCGCGGCGGACCAGCGCGGTACGGGACTCGGGCTTGGCGACGGCCTTCTTGGCCGCCGCTTTCTTGGGCGCCGCGTTCTTGGGCGCGGCCTTCTTAGGCGCGACCTTCTTGGCCGCCGCCTTCTCGGGCGCGGCCTTCCTGGGCGCAGCCTTGCCGGAGGCCGTCTTCTCCGGCGCCGTCTGCTCCGGCGCCGCTCTCTTCTTCGCGGGCATCTACTGGGC is a genomic window containing:
- the nhaA gene encoding Na+/H+ antiporter NhaA — protein: MAAPQKQSKPGRTALGRISLPERNFIAEALRTETVGGVLLLAAAVAALIWANVPALSHSYETVSDAHFGLSALGLDLSVEHWAADGLLAVFFFVAGIELKRELVAGDLRDPKAAALPVVAALCGMAMPAIVYTVVASAGGGSLAGWAVPTATDIAFALAVLAVIGTSLPSALRAFLLTLAVVDDLFAILIIAVFFTSDLDFAALAGAFVGLAVFWLLLRKRVRGWYVYVPLALVIWGLMYNSGIHATIAGVAMGLMLRCHREEGETHSPGEHIEHLVRPLSAGLAVPLFALFSAGVAVSGGALGDVFTRPETLGVVLGLVVGKAVGIFGGTWLTARFTRASLPDELVWADVFAVASLAGIGFTVSLLIGELAFTDDPLLTDEVKAAVLVGSLIAAVLSSVLLKMRNAKYRALWETEERDEDQDGIPDVYEQDNPEYHLRMAEIYEKKAAEHRRRAEVAAGAGDEDERPA
- a CDS encoding phage holin family protein; the encoded protein is MSAPDGSPVGAERSIGQLFASATTEMSALVHDEIALAKAQLKQDVKRGATSGGMFTVAVAVLVFSLPMLSFALAYAINAWTGGFNGRGGWNLAWCFLLSFSASVALAILLSLIGVVFAKKAKKGKGPQKVAASFKETAGVLQHAKPHPREVPADRVPEAIEAVARSSS
- a CDS encoding alpha/beta hydrolase — protein: MTDPATPSAAPPPASVVRLDVPGGREVLHRDVAANGARFHIAEMGDGPLVLLLHGFPQFWWTWRHQLGALADAGFRAVAMDLRGVGGSDRTPRGYDPANLALDITGVVRSLGEPDAALVGHDLGGYLAWTAAVMRPKLVRRLAVSSMPHPRRWRSAMLADYRQSRSGSYVWGFQRPWLPERQLVADDGALVGKLVRDWSGPHQPDDETVLTYQRAMLIPSTAHCSIEPYRWMVRSLARPDGIQFNRRMKRPVRVPTLHLHGSLDPVMRTRSAAGSGEYVEAPYRWRLFDGLGHFPHEEDPEAFSKELVNWLKDPEPDR
- a CDS encoding MarP family serine protease, with protein sequence MNVLDILLLAAAVWFAVVGYRQGFVVGILSVIGFLGGGLVAVYALPLLWGAITDDAAVSTTAAVVAVVVVIVCASVGQAFTTHLGNKLRRYITWSPARALDATGGVLVNVAAMLLVAWLIGSALAGTTLPTLGKEVRGSKVLLGVSRALPTQADTWFANFSSALAQNGFPQVFSPFASEPITEVRPPDPALANSPVAARAQRSIVKVVGQAPSCGKVVEGTGFVFGSRRVMTNAHVVGGVDEPTVQIGGEGVKYDAKVVLYDWKRDIAVLDVPSLRAPALNFARTDAERGGGAIVAGFPENGSYDVRPARVRGRIDASGPDIYHRGTVERDVYSLYATVRQGNSGGPLLTPDGKVYGVVFAKSLDNDETGYALTADEIATDITRGRTASQQVDTDACAL
- a CDS encoding CoA pyrophosphatase — protein: MRHVSEISGISGTGGTAGQGGAGADGAGPDVTVRTDGLPAWLDPVADAAATLRGEQLSRFLPPEDGAGRQSAVLILFGEGDRGPELLLMERSGSLRSHAGQPSFPGGALDPEDGDPRTQGPLRAALREAWEETGLDPHGVQLFGVLPKLYIPVSGFVVTPVLGWWRTPTPVAAVDPAETARVFTVPVADLTDPANRATTVHPSGHRGPAFLVESALVWGFTAGVIDRLLHFAGWERPWDRENTVSLDWRS
- the nth gene encoding endonuclease III, translated to MPAKKRAAPEQTAPEKTASGKAAPRKAAPEKAAAKKVAPKKAAPKNAAPKKAAAKKAVAKPESRTALVRRARRINRELAETYPYAHPELDFEDPFQLLVATVMSAQTTDLRVNQTTPGLFAKYPTPEDLAAAVPEEVEELIRPTGFFRAKTRSIMGLAKALSEEFGGEVPGRLEDLVKLPGVGRKTAFVVLGNAFGRPGITVDTHFGRLVRRWKWTEETDPDKVEKAVGELFPKSEWTQLSHNVIFHGRRICHARKPACGACPIAPLCPAYGEGETDPEKAKKLLKYEKGGFPGQRLKPPQGYLDAGGIAAPPLGGATSG